In the genome of Candidatus Pristimantibacillus lignocellulolyticus, the window TGGAATGGCTATCTATGGGGAGTTCCGTATTCTAGCAATCCGTACATTATTTTACCTCATAAATTATTGAAAGAGTTTGAAGAAGAAGTTGCTGACGTTGATGTAAATACAGAACCGACAGATGGAATTATCAATAATAATATATCGGAGGTTTCAACAGAAGTTGAAGTAGCAATAAATAGCAATTGGGATCATATGTTGGAAATGCTTGCAAAAGTAGAGGCGAATAATGCTGAAATTAATTTGCTTAATTTTGCAGATAATAGCTATAATGCTTTGTTAGTCTGGTTAATTTATGGTGATATCGCTACAAAAAGTGGAATATCAAATAATGAGTTAAGTGAGGAGCAGCAAACGATTGTAGAGTGGTTAGCTCAGCACGAGGACCGAATTCAACTAGATAATGCAGTAAAAGAACCTAATGAAGAAAAACCTAACTGGCCTCTATACTACATGACTTCGTGGGACGAATTGACTACCAGCAAAGAAGAACTATACGAACAATATGGTGATACTGAAGTGCTTATTCCAGTGCCATGGCTTAACGGATACAGTTTTGTTATACAAGCGAATAGTAAACAAGCAAGTGCTGCGATAGAGTGGATTGAGCAGGTTACACAATTAGCTAGTGCCAATGGATCTCAATCCCAAGGAGCTCCTACAAGAAATATGGATTTCAATTCAGGTAGTAACTCTTTTGTAACTAATATGGGTATTACGTTAAATCAGAAGTTAATGGAATCACAAATGATGAACGTTACACCAGATTGGCCAATGGAGTATGCTATGATGAAACAACGGTGGGATGCGGCTTCATCATTCTCGGACAAGCTCAACTTATTCCAGTAATATTGAAAGGCAAGTACCAGCACTTTATAAGTGCTAGTACTTGCCTTTTTCCTTGTAATATTAAGCTTAGATGGATAATTGAAGTTCAATTGTTAATGTTCCATCGCTCGTTGTAACTGATTTTGCACGAAGCAGTGAAATAATATAGGAAGGATAAAAGTTCAAATCGAATTGTGACTCAAGATCTTTTTTCGTCGCATCAGGTAGTAAGAATCCATTGAAATAGAGCTCATCAACAGTAAACTGGATATAGTTAGTAGGATCTTCGATAAGTGAATAATGTCCCTGAATTTCAATTTCGATATTATCCCGTTTCCCTTTTGCAATGATAGCATTTTCTTTGAATATAAACTCGAAATCATTAAACATATCATTCTGACTTCTTAAGAAGCTATTAAGTGCTTCATCAGGTAATTCGATCGTGTATTTGAAGCCCTTCATTGAGATATATTGCTGGTTTTCCTGTAACCAAGTAGGTAACGCATTCATAGACTCTGCTAACTCTTGGAAGTAGGTTTTTACTTCAGTCAGCCCTTTTTCTTCCCAGAAAGTAGTCAACTGTTCAATAAGTAATTGGACGCGATCTGCATCAGTTCTTCCTGCCAATTGCTCGTCAATCTGTTGCTCTAGAGCGATGACACGATTTCGTTGTAATTGTAGTTCTTCTTGGAGTGTTGTAAGTTTATCCTGTTCAACCTTATACGCATCGTAACTTGTTTGTAATACCCGATAATCATCTACGTAAGAGGTTAGTATTTCTCTATCATTTGATATAATTATTTCTACAAATTCGATAGCAAGGAGTATTCCTTCCAATGTATCACTTTTGAGAAAATTAAGAAAGATACCATCTCTCTCTCCCATATAGTAAGCAAGAAGTACTTTACCCGCCTGATCACGTTTATCAGCAATTTGTAATTCTTGTTGAGCAATCTGATCCTCCGTTAACGTTAACGTTTGCTGTAAAACTTCAAGCTTTTGCCCGATTCTGCTAATTTCTTTATCTAGTTCAACAACAGATAAACTTGATTGTAATATTTGTTGTAGATCCTCATCTTCATTAGTAGGTGATATCGTTTCCATAGTGGGCTCAGCAATCGCGGAAGGTGTCGTTATTGTATAAAACATGAGTACCGCTAGCAAACATATGATGACACGTGGTTTCATCACGATTAGATTCAACGCTACCTTACCTCCTAAAACTTTTCGTAGCTTATTGTAATGCTTCTTAGTAAGAAAGTTTTTGCTTATCCATAATTGTATGCAATAGCATGGACTATTATTTCTTGCAATATTGCTTTTTGAATTACCTAATAAAATGAAAGTCCGCTTTTTGAACTACCTAATAAAATGAAAGTTCAAATAGTGGGCTTTAAGAACCAAGAAGATGGAACGCTACTTGAGGAAGGAGGAAACGCAAGTGTACATGTTTCGTACACGCGTACCGGACTTCCCAAGTTGGTTTCATATTCGATGTCGAATAAACCCCAAAGCGATTCATCGCTATAAAAGTCCACTTTTTGAACTACCTCTAATAATGGAAACAGGTCGTACAAGTAATTAACCTGTACGACCTGTTTGAAAATTTGATGTCTTAGAAAGGAATACTCATCTGGAATACCGACCAATAGGTGAATCCTACAAATGAGATCACCATATATCCCCAGAACATCGTTATGTAAGTTTTTTCTGAGAAATTCAAATATCCTAGGAAAACGAATGCGACCGCTTGCGCAAAGAATAATAGAGAAAACTCATACATATGTCCAGCAAAAGCCATCAATCCGATTACTAAGCACCAGAAACCTAGTACTCTATACATACGTGCCATACAGCAACCCCCTTTCATGATGAACGACCTAATTTCCTAAATCTCATTATATCGTTAGCAGTTACAACTGTAAACATCCTCCATGTCTAAATATCGAAAATATTTCATCATATTTGTGAACTTGTTCATAGTATGTACACGATTATTAGAAAAAATGTATGAGTTTTTTTGAAATTGGTTATACAAAATAGTAACCAATAGATTCTATGAACTCTACTAAGCACATAGAATCTAAGTAAGTGCCTTTACGTTAGGAGGTTATAATAGCATGACAGCTATAAGACAAGATGCATGGAGTCAAGATGATGACTTAATGCTCGCAGAAGTAACACTGCGCCATATTAGAGAAGGTAGTACTCAGCTTTCAGCCTTTGAGGAAGTTGGTGAACGTATTGGTCGTACATCAGCTGCTTGTGGGTTCCGTTGGAATAGTTTTGTTAGAAAACAGTATGATGAAGCTATTCAAATCGCTAAACAACAACGACATAAACGTAATTATATGAAGAAACAGGTGGCTTCACTTCCACAAGTATCATCTATAACGATGTTTGAAACAGATGAAAGACCTATTAGAATGGAACAAGGTTCAATAGAAGAGAGTATGTCTATTGATTCAGTCATTCGGTTTTTACGCGAATGGAAAATGACATACCAAGATTTAGCTCGCCAAATTCGTAGTTATGAAAAGTCATTGAAAGATCGTGAAGATGAACTTTATCGACTTCGTCAAGAAAATGAAAGATTGGCGAAAGAAGTAAATATCGTTCAAACCGATTACCATGCTGTGAATGATGATTACAAAACATTAATTCAAATTATGGATCGTGCAAGAAGATTAACAGTTCTTTCAACTGAAGAAGAGAAGAAACCTCGATTCAAGATGGATGCAAATGGCAACCTTGAGAGAATTGAATAGAGTAAGAGGTGGGAGAAGTGTTACTATATATAGTAACACTTTTTTTATTGCTATAAAGAGGTAGTTCAAAAAGCGGGTTTTGATAACGATGAGTAAGCTATGTAGGCTACTCTACATCGAATATGAAACGAACTTGGAAAGTGAGGTTCACGTGTACCAATAACGTACACTTGCGCTTCCTCCTTCCTCAAGTAACGTCTCATCTTCTCGGTTCTGAAATCCCGCTTTTTGAACTTTCATATAAAGAAGTAGTTCAAAAAGGGGGTTTTGATAGCGAAGCTTAGCATTGTCGTATATTCGACATCGAATATGAAGCAGCATGATAGCTTACAACTGATATAAAACTTGTAGAAAGGTATGTGGATATCCATGAGGTTCGAGATCATTGGTAATGGCGCAATAGGTATGTTATATGGAGCAAAGCTTTTACAAGCTGGGTATGCTGTGCATTTTTGGACAAGATCTATCGAACAGGCTGAATTTCTGCGAAAAGAAGGTATTACATTAGTTGATAGATCAGGCAATAGTAGCACAGAAACTGAAGGGACTTATGGGCAACTTAGAGAGTTTGCTTTGGATTCATCAGATGACAAGTTAACAGATGAAGTATACATATTTCTTACCGTTAAACAAACTCAATTAACTACTGATTTGTTGGCACAAATAAAGCTACTTCTAGAGCAATATAAGAACTGCACATTAGTAGCTTTTCAAAATGGTATAGGTCATATTGAGAGGTTATCCGAACTTTCGAATAAGCCGATCATAACCGCAGTGACTAGTGAGGCTGCCCTTAGAACATTATCTAATGCAGTAAAACATACAGGAACTGGACTAACGACCTTTGGTGATCAATTAGGTCGTGATTCTGATAAGATACATCAGAAAATATTGGAAGAAGTTTTATTTGAGGCAGGATTTAAGGCATTAGTGTCGAAAAACATCAGAGAAGCGATCTATCGTAAATTAATTGCAAATGCAGTCATTAATCCATTAACGGCTCTTTTTGGTGTGAAGAATGGACAATTATCATCCGACTCTACCAGATTACTGTTAATGAAACAATTGTTTGAAGAGACTAGAGCTATTTTAGTGTTAGATGAATTGGAGATTGCAAATATTACTTTTGACAATGTCATTCAAATTTGTGAAGCGACTTCGAGTAATACTTCATCCATGCTAAGTGATGTTATGGCTAATCGCGAGACAGAGATACAATCCATTAATGGCGCTATTGTAAAAATGGCCTCACATTTTGGATATGAAGCAGTTCTTAATCAAGCTATATTACAATTAATATTAGCACTACATCCTGAAAAATAGGGGAGTGAACAATAGTAGCTTATGTGGGATATCATTAGAAGTATCTTTTCGGGTATTGCAATTATACCAATTTTTCCTTTTATTATTACTTATCTAGGCTATGGTGCATTTGTAAAAGATCGCAAAAAAGCGATTCGTTTAGCAATGGACGTATCTACCTTATTTTTAATACCTTGCGTTGCTGCCTTGTTTAATAAATTATTTAATAGTGAATCTAGTATATATGGAATATTATTAGTCATGATTATAGGTGGCGGCCTACTGGGAAATTTGCACTATCGAAAAGATGGCATCATTCCATGGAAGAAGATCCTTAGAGTCGTATGGCGTATTACGTTTTTCGCTACTGCATTTTTATATATCATTCTTATTATTGTTATGTTGTTACAATTGGCATTTACTGTTTCTTAATAAAGGTAACATCAAACGTCTCTACTTTGGTAGGGGCGTTTTTCTTTTGACTTGAAAGTTAGCTATTGTGTACAATGACAAGGTAATGAGTTATCGTTATATAGCAATAGA includes:
- a CDS encoding extracellular solute-binding protein codes for the protein MFNKRYILLMLGSMVFIIVAFIFLTRELNWNYVSDLYKDKDEPAAIIINEKQVIETAQLHIFVSLNEEQFERLEQLRMSIEDLNPHIEISLTNQYSEQYNYEEWELKSKLDELGDVQLVPNEWILPLATKGLLQPVDRLMNSDSLASHLPGYTDALRWNGYLWGVPYSSNPYIILPHKLLKEFEEEVADVDVNTEPTDGIINNNISEVSTEVEVAINSNWDHMLEMLAKVEANNAEINLLNFADNSYNALLVWLIYGDIATKSGISNNELSEEQQTIVEWLAQHEDRIQLDNAVKEPNEEKPNWPLYYMTSWDELTTSKEELYEQYGDTEVLIPVPWLNGYSFVIQANSKQASAAIEWIEQVTQLASANGSQSQGAPTRNMDFNSGSNSFVTNMGITLNQKLMESQMMNVTPDWPMEYAMMKQRWDAASSFSDKLNLFQ
- a CDS encoding RsfA family transcriptional regulator, translated to MTAIRQDAWSQDDDLMLAEVTLRHIREGSTQLSAFEEVGERIGRTSAACGFRWNSFVRKQYDEAIQIAKQQRHKRNYMKKQVASLPQVSSITMFETDERPIRMEQGSIEESMSIDSVIRFLREWKMTYQDLARQIRSYEKSLKDREDELYRLRQENERLAKEVNIVQTDYHAVNDDYKTLIQIMDRARRLTVLSTEEEKKPRFKMDANGNLERIE
- a CDS encoding DUF2626 domain-containing protein, which translates into the protein MARMYRVLGFWCLVIGLMAFAGHMYEFSLLFFAQAVAFVFLGYLNFSEKTYITMFWGYMVISFVGFTYWSVFQMSIPF
- a CDS encoding DUF3397 domain-containing protein, with product MWDIIRSIFSGIAIIPIFPFIITYLGYGAFVKDRKKAIRLAMDVSTLFLIPCVAALFNKLFNSESSIYGILLVMIIGGGLLGNLHYRKDGIIPWKKILRVVWRITFFATAFLYIILIIVMLLQLAFTVS
- a CDS encoding 2-dehydropantoate 2-reductase, whose translation is MRFEIIGNGAIGMLYGAKLLQAGYAVHFWTRSIEQAEFLRKEGITLVDRSGNSSTETEGTYGQLREFALDSSDDKLTDEVYIFLTVKQTQLTTDLLAQIKLLLEQYKNCTLVAFQNGIGHIERLSELSNKPIITAVTSEAALRTLSNAVKHTGTGLTTFGDQLGRDSDKIHQKILEEVLFEAGFKALVSKNIREAIYRKLIANAVINPLTALFGVKNGQLSSDSTRLLLMKQLFEETRAILVLDELEIANITFDNVIQICEATSSNTSSMLSDVMANRETEIQSINGAIVKMASHFGYEAVLNQAILQLILALHPEK